TTACATGTGCAAGTGACTTACTCTCATCTTTATCAGCTATATCAACTGCGTGTTTTGTAGTTGGTTTTAGCCCTAGCTGCTCGCTAGCAAGCTTAATGATCTCTTTATCAGGTGTAACTGGAGTCTTGCCAAAGTAGCCAAGCACCATTTTGCCGTATCCCTCAGCGATCTTTTTCCACTTGCCAAACATCACGTTGTTAAATGCTTGTTGGAAGTAAAACTGGCTAACAGGGGTTACTGAAGTGCCGTATCCGCCCTTTTGCACCACCTCGCGCATCGCAAGGATGACCTCTGGGAATTTATCTAATATATTGTTATCTCTCATCATCTGGGTATTTGCAGTGAGTGCGCCACCAGGCATCGGTGAAAATGGTATTAGAGGGCTTACTTGCACAGCTTCAGGCGGTAAGAAATACTCTTTTAAACAATCATTCAAAACGCTCTCGTATTTTAAAATTTTCTCCACGTCAAGTCCGCCAAGATCGTAGTTTTTGCCTTTTACTGCGTGAAGCATGGTTAGGATATCTGGCTGACTTGTGCCGCCACTTACTGGGCTTGCAGCTAGATCTATGCCATCAACGCCAGCTTCAAGCGCTGCAAGGTAGCAAGCGACACTTACGCCAGCGGTTTCATGTGTGTGAAGTCTGATGTGAGTTTTTTCTGGGAGTAGCTTTCTAGCCATTTTTACGGTTTCATAGACCTTTTGTGGGCTGCTTGTACCACTCGCATCTTTAAAGCAAACGCTGTGATAAGGGATATTTGCATCTAAAATTTCTCTTAAAATTTTCTCATAAAATTTAACGTCATGAGCTCCCACACAGCCACTAGGCAGATCCATCATAGTAACGACGACTTCGTGTTTTAGCCCATGATGAGCGATCCTCTCGCCTGAATATTTTAAATTTTCAACATCATTTAGCGCGTCAAAATTTCTAATGGTAGTGGTTCCATGTTTTTTGAAAAGTTTTGCGTGAAGGTCGATTAGCTCGCGGCTACCAGTATCAAGTGTAACGGTATTTACGCCCCTGCTTAGGGTTTGAAGGTTTGCTTTTGGTCCTACGATGCTTCTAAATTTATCCATCATCGCAAAAGCGTCTTCATTTAGGTAAAAATAAAGGCTTTGAAATCTCGCTCCTCCGCCAAATTCAAAATGCTCTATGCCAGCCTCTTTGGCTGCTTCAAGCGCGGGCAAAAAGTCGTTCATAAGCACTCTAGCGCCATAAACCGACTGAAAGCCATCTCTAAAGGTCGTATCCATAACATCGATAAATTTCTTTGCCATATTTCACCTCATTAAATTTATAAATTTACTAAAAAGCGGTCATAAAAAATGGCTAAGTTGGGCAGAAACTCAAATTAGCCATTTTGCTTGCTTTTGGTATTTTACAACCAAAAACTTTTATATCATTTAAAAAGTGAGAGTAAGAAGTTAAATAATCCGCCGTGGCTCGCATCAAGCATCGGCTTTATCTCCATTAAAAATACGCAGAAAAAGACTAAAACTGCCACTTGGATGATGATGTAAGGCACCACGCCTTTATAAATAGCAGCTGTTTTTATCTCAGCAGGTGCGACTGATCTTAAGAAAAATAGACTAAAACCAAAAGGCGGCGTCAAGAATGAAGTTTGTAAATTCATAGCAACTAAGATCGCTAGATAGACTGGGTTTATGCCTAGTTTTGCGGCGATTGGCACCAAGATAGGAAGCACGATATATGAAATTTCAACAAAATCTATAAAAAAGCCAAGCACAAAAATAACAGCCATACTAAAGATGATAAAGCCCCACTTCTCGCCTGGTAAATTTGTCATGAAATTTTCAACTATCTCATCGCCTCCAGTGTAACTAAAGACCATAGAAAAGGCAGTCGCACCAACAAGTATAGCAAAGACTAGAGCTGTAGTTTTTACGCTCTCAGCCAAAGCCTCTTTCATCATAGAAAATGAAAATGTCCTATAAAATATTGCCAAGATGATAGCGCCAACGCAGCCAAATGCTGAACTTTCAGTCGGTGTAGCGATACCTGCAAAAATGGATCCTAGCACACAAATAACTAGCAAAAGTGGAGGGAAGATCGCAATTAGCGCTCTAACAATCTGCTTAAATTTACTAACGCCGCTCTCATCTTTTACGATAGGAGCAACTTCTGGCTTAAGATAAGCAACTATCAAAATATAAACTATATAAACTCCAACTAGCGTGAATCCTGGCACAATGGCTTGGTGAAAAAGCTCGCCAACTGGCACTGAGAAGATGTCGCCCAAGATGATAAGCACGATAGAAGGCGGGATGATCTGACCAAGAGTGCCAGCAGCGCATATCGTGCCACATCCTAGGGATTGGTCGTATTTGTACTTTAGCATTACAGGCAAGCTTATAACGCCCATAGCAACAACACTTGCACCTACGACGCCAGTTGAAGCAGCCAAAAGCGCGCCAACTAAGATAGTGCTTATCGCGATACCGCCACGAATTTCACCAAATAGCATACCCATGCTCTCAAGTAGTCTCTCGGCTAGCTTTGACTTTTGAAGCACGACGCCCATAAAGACAAAGAGTGGAACTGCTATGAAAATTCTACTCTCCATGATAGAGAAAATCCTATAAGGCATGAAGTTAAACATATCTTTAAATACTTCTATACTGCCAAGTAGTCCATCGCCATCGCTAAGACTTTCTACAACACTACCAACCATGCCAAATATCATCGCAACTGCACCAAAGGTAAATGCCACTGGAAAGCCAATGCCAAGCATCAATAGCGCGGCTATAAACATTATTAATCCCGCCATATTTTCTCCTTACTAGCTTTCTTATAGCGATTTAAATTTTTTATAAAAAAGCCGATCGCAAAAAATACAAGCACATAAAATGAAAAAGGGATCATCGCTTTTATGATCCATCTATGGGTAAGACCGCCTGGATCTGCGCTGGCCTCTGCTGAGCTGTAAGCATCTCCTACAAATCCAAATGATAAATTTGAAACCAAAAGCGCAAATGGTATGACAAAAAATACAGTGCCAAGCATATTTACAAGAGCTTTATTTCTTTCTGAAAATTTAGCATAAAAGATATCAACTCTAACATGTGCGTCCTCTTTTAGAGCATAGCTCATGCCAAGTAGAAATATCACAGCAAAAAAGTGCCACTCAAGCTCCTGAAATGCAACGTTGCCGTAAGAGAAAAAGTATCTTGCCACAACGTTAAAAAATACGTCTATTATCATCAAAGCCATAATAAACATACAAATGTAGCCGACTATATCACCAGTTTTGTCAAAAAATCTCTCAATCTTATCCATTAAAAACCTTTAATAGTTCATTTATCATGATGATGAGCACACAAACTGGCGCCACATATCTTAGTAAAAAATACCATGCATTAAATACAAAATCGCTCATATACGGGCTAAATAGCACATATAAAGCATCTTTTTTCATAAAATATCCAACAAATATCGCTCCGCCGATACCGCTAATTGGTAGCAAGATATTTGAAGCGGTAAAGTCAAGGAAGTCAAAGAAATTCTTGCCAAAGAGCATAAATTTATCACCAACGTTTTCTATATTTGATAAAAGACATAAAAATCCCAATACAAATATCCCTGCGCAAACTATGCAAAGCGCTTTTTTCCTACTCATGCCATACTCTCTGATCAAGAAAAAGACAAATGGCTCAACGATGGAGATGGCTGAAGTGATACCAGCAAAGATAAGTGCAGCAAAAAATGCTACAGCCAAAATTTGACCGATCGCGCCAAGCTTTGCAAATAGCGTTGGCAGCGAGATAAAGACAAGACCTGGTCCTTGAGATGGAGTAGCGCCAAATTCAAATATAAAGGTAAAAATAACAAGACCTATCATAATAGCAAGCGCGATATTTATGAAGACGATACTAAGCGTTGAAGTGGCTAAATTTGTATCATCGCTTAGGCTAGCTGAATAAGTAATGATCGCTGCCATACCAAGAGATAGCGTCCAAAATGCAAGGCCAAGAGCAAGCAAGAGTGAGTTAAATGAAATTTTGCTAAAGTCAGGAATGAGTAAAAACTCGGCTGATTTTGCAAAGCCATCCATCGTTATAGAGTAAAAAAGCATGATCAAAACCATGATAAATAAGCTTGGCATCATCCAAACATTTAGCTTCTCTATGCCGCTTTTTACGCCTTTTGACAGGATGAAAAAGCAAGCTGCAAAAGCTATAACAAAGTAAAGTGTCTGCTCACCAAGGCCATGCGTCAAAAGATCGTTAAATATCGCCTTTGAGCTATCTATATCGCTTGGGAGGCCAGTAAATGAGAGCGTGAAATATTTAAAGACCCAGCCGATGATCACGATATAGTAAGATGATATGATAGCTGCCGTGACCATAGCTAAAATTCCAACTAGTTGCCATAAATTTTTATTTTTAGCTGCTAGCTTTCTAAAAGCATTTACACTGTCGCTCTCGCTAAGCTTGCCGATACTAAGCTCTGCCATAAATATAGGCACACCAACTAGAAAAGTTATCAAAAGATATAGGATAATAAACGCCGAACCGCCGTTTTCACCAACCATGTATGGAAATTTCCATGCATTGCCAAGTCCGACAGCCGATCCAGCGACTGCTAGGACATAGCCTATTTTAGAAAATTGTTCTTTTGCCATATTATGAGATCTCCCTTATTAACACCACCAGAACTAAAAGTGGAGCCACAAATCTAATTAAAAAATACCAAATTTTAAATATAACCTTGCCCATATAAGGCACAAATAGCTCTTTTAAAAGCTCAAATTTCATAAAGTAGCCAACAAAGATAGCAAACAAGATGCCACCAAGTGGGAGCATGATGTTTGAGCTGAGATAATCAAGCAGGTCAAAAAAGCTCTTACCAAAAAATGTAAGCGCATCTTTAAATTCGCTTGTGCCACTTAATGCACATAAAATTCCTAAAATATAAACCACGCAAGCAACGATAAAGATCGATTTGTTTCTACTAAAATTTAGACTCTTGCTTAAGAAAAATATAAATGGCTCAACCATCGATATAACCGAGGTAATGCCAGCAAAAAATAGTGATATAAAAAATGTAAATGCCAAGAAATTTCCAAGCAATCCAAGCTTAGCAAATAGCGTCGGTAGCGAGATGAAAGCAAGCCCTGCGCCTTTTGATGGCTCTGAGCCAAACTCAAATGTAAATGTAAAGACGATAAGGCCGATGATGACGCTTATTATGATATTTGCAAAGACTACATAGAGCGATGAGGTAAATAAATTTGTATCATCGCTTAGACTTGATGAGTAGGTAAGGATGCAGCCGATACCAACGCACATCGTAAAAAAAGCAAGTCCAAGAGCGTTTAAAACGGCTGCTTGATCTATCTTTGAAAAGTCAGGCACTAGTAGAAATTTAGCCGCTTTATCAAAGCCCTCCATGCCAAAAGAGTAACCAAGCATAAGCAAAAGCAAGATAAAAAGAGCTGGTATGAGATAGACATTTATGCGCTCTATGCCGCTTTTTACGCCCTTTGTAAGGATGAAAAAGTAGGCAAAAAATGCGATGCTAAAGTATAAAATTTGCTCGCCTATGCCATTTGAGGTGAAATTTACAAAAAGCGTCTCTGAGCTTGCCATATCTTTAGGTAGCTCACTAAGACTTAAAATGACGTATTTTAAAACCCAGCCAATGATGAGCGTATAAAAAGAAGCGATAAATAGCCCAGTCACCATGATAATACCGGCAAATTTCCAAGAGCTTGCCCCTTTTGTAGCTAGGCTTTTAAACGCTCCAACCGTATCAAGGCGTGAAATTTTACCCATCGCCATCTCAGCAAAAAATATGCTAAGACCAACAGCAAAGGCAAAAAATAGATATATAAGGATAAATGCCGAACCGCCGTTACTGCCGACCATGTATGGAAATTTCCAAGCATTACCAAGGCCGATAGCCGCTCCTATTATAGAAAGGATAAAGCCAATTTTACTAAATCTCTCTACCATTATTTACCTGCCATCTGGTAGATCATTATCGCACAAATGGCAACTGGCACGACATACCTTAAGAAAAAGTACCAAATTTCAAAAAATGCTCTTCCCATAAAATCGCCAAAAAGCAGATACAAACTCTCTTTTTTAAGCTTATAGCCAACAAAAAAGCTAAATACGATAGCGCCTATTGGCATCATGATATTTGATGTGAGAAAGTCAAGCGCGTCAAAAAATGGCTTACCGCAAACACTAAAAGCACTTGATGTGTCTGAATAATATGAAAGTATGCAAAAGATGCCCAAGATATAAACAAAGACACCTATGTAAAGAAGCGCCATCTTTCTTGAAATTTCAAATTTCCTAACCAAATAATAAGCAAAAGGCTCGATCATCGAAACCGCGCTCGTAATGCCAGCAAACAATAACGATACGAAAAATGCGACCGCCATAACGTTGCCAACGACGCCAAGCTTTGCAAAAAGCGTGACAAGCGAGATAAAGATAAGGCCTGGGCCACTTGCCGTGCTATCAGCCCCATAAGCAAATATAAAGGTAAATACGACAAGCCCCATCATAATGCCTATTAAGATGTTTATAAAGATGATAGAGAGCGTTGATTTTATTAAATTTGTCTTCTCAGGTAAATTTGCAGCGTATGTCGGTATGACGCCAACGCCCATAGATAGCGAGAAAAACGCAAGGCCTAGAGCCTGCAAGATAACATCTGGCGTGATCGCACTAAAATTTGGCACAAATAAAAATTTAGCCGCCTTCACAAAGCCATCTCCCATGCTAAGCGCGTAAAAAAGCATACAAACTAGCAAGACAAAAAGGCTTGGCATCATCCATATATTTAGCTTTTCTATGCCACTTTTTACGCCTTTTGAAACGGCAAAAAAGACCATCAAAAAGACTAGGCTAAAGCAAAGCACGGCACTGCTTAGATCATTTGATAAAAGCGTGTTAAACTGCTCGCCTGCAGCTTTTGTATCAGATAAAAGTGGCGAAAAACTAAGATAGATATACTTTAAAATCCAGCCAATAACAACCATATAAAATGAAGCTATAAGTATCGCGCCGATCATGAAAAAGCCAGAGAGAGACCAAGCTTTTTTATTTTTTGGAGCGAGTTTGTAAAGAGAGCTTACGATGTCGCTTTCGCCAAGTTTGCCGATGCTAAGCTCCGCTAAAAACGCCACAAACGCGATAGCAAATGTAAGAAGCAAGTATAAAATTATAAATGCCGAACCGCCGTTATTTCCCACCATCGTAGGAAATTTCCAGGCATTGCCAAGACCCACAGCAGAACCAGCCATCGCAAGGACAAAGCCTATCTTTGAAAATTTCTCGTTTATCATTGAAAACCTAAGATTAAGAACAAATTAAATTCTTTCAAAGATAGCATAAAAAAACTTTCATTTTTCTAAGCCAAGAATTTTTTATAGGCAATTTAAATTTTTAGTGTTTTTATTTGAAACAAAGTTTTGTTTTT
This genomic stretch from Campylobacter concisus harbors:
- a CDS encoding TRAP transporter large permease, with protein sequence MAGLIMFIAALLMLGIGFPVAFTFGAVAMIFGMVGSVVESLSDGDGLLGSIEVFKDMFNFMPYRIFSIMESRIFIAVPLFVFMGVVLQKSKLAERLLESMGMLFGEIRGGIAISTILVGALLAASTGVVGASVVAMGVISLPVMLKYKYDQSLGCGTICAAGTLGQIIPPSIVLIILGDIFSVPVGELFHQAIVPGFTLVGVYIVYILIVAYLKPEVAPIVKDESGVSKFKQIVRALIAIFPPLLLVICVLGSIFAGIATPTESSAFGCVGAIILAIFYRTFSFSMMKEALAESVKTTALVFAILVGATAFSMVFSYTGGDEIVENFMTNLPGEKWGFIIFSMAVIFVLGFFIDFVEISYIVLPILVPIAAKLGINPVYLAILVAMNLQTSFLTPPFGFSLFFLRSVAPAEIKTAAIYKGVVPYIIIQVAVLVFFCVFLMEIKPMLDASHGGLFNFLLSLFK
- a CDS encoding TRAP transporter small permease subunit, whose translation is MDKIERFFDKTGDIVGYICMFIMALMIIDVFFNVVARYFFSYGNVAFQELEWHFFAVIFLLGMSYALKEDAHVRVDIFYAKFSERNKALVNMLGTVFFVIPFALLVSNLSFGFVGDAYSSAEASADPGGLTHRWIIKAMIPFSFYVLVFFAIGFFIKNLNRYKKASKEKIWRD
- a CDS encoding sodium-dependent transporter, with translation MVERFSKIGFILSIIGAAIGLGNAWKFPYMVGSNGGSAFILIYLFFAFAVGLSIFFAEMAMGKISRLDTVGAFKSLATKGASSWKFAGIIMVTGLFIASFYTLIIGWVLKYVILSLSELPKDMASSETLFVNFTSNGIGEQILYFSIAFFAYFFILTKGVKSGIERINVYLIPALFILLLLMLGYSFGMEGFDKAAKFLLVPDFSKIDQAAVLNALGLAFFTMCVGIGCILTYSSSLSDDTNLFTSSLYVVFANIIISVIIGLIVFTFTFEFGSEPSKGAGLAFISLPTLFAKLGLLGNFLAFTFFISLFFAGITSVISMVEPFIFFLSKSLNFSRNKSIFIVACVVYILGILCALSGTSEFKDALTFFGKSFFDLLDYLSSNIMLPLGGILFAIFVGYFMKFELLKELFVPYMGKVIFKIWYFLIRFVAPLLVLVVLIREIS
- a CDS encoding biotin/lipoyl-containing protein; this translates as MAKKFIDVMDTTFRDGFQSVYGARVLMNDFLPALEAAKEAGIEHFEFGGGARFQSLYFYLNEDAFAMMDKFRSIVGPKANLQTLSRGVNTVTLDTGSRELIDLHAKLFKKHGTTTIRNFDALNDVENLKYSGERIAHHGLKHEVVVTMMDLPSGCVGAHDVKFYEKILREILDANIPYHSVCFKDASGTSSPQKVYETVKMARKLLPEKTHIRLHTHETAGVSVACYLAALEAGVDGIDLAASPVSGGTSQPDILTMLHAVKGKNYDLGGLDVEKILKYESVLNDCLKEYFLPPEAVQVSPLIPFSPMPGGALTANTQMMRDNNILDKFPEVILAMREVVQKGGYGTSVTPVSQFYFQQAFNNVMFGKWKKIAEGYGKMVLGYFGKTPVTPDKEIIKLASEQLGLKPTTKHAVDIADKDESKSLAHVKEILKQNKIKVTEENVFIAAACKEKGIAFLKGEAKVNVRKIDPNAKANEGRQTQSGRYSVVVNGSRYNVEVSEGFNDSIQVKSITEVEGKSVKNAKSAAAGATENDIVASLPGAVHKILVSVGDHVKKGQAIVVLEAMKMEIEVKAPKDGIIGSIEVSKGQSVANNQVVARFK
- a CDS encoding sodium-dependent transporter, yielding MINEKFSKIGFVLAMAGSAVGLGNAWKFPTMVGNNGGSAFIILYLLLTFAIAFVAFLAELSIGKLGESDIVSSLYKLAPKNKKAWSLSGFFMIGAILIASFYMVVIGWILKYIYLSFSPLLSDTKAAGEQFNTLLSNDLSSAVLCFSLVFLMVFFAVSKGVKSGIEKLNIWMMPSLFVLLVCMLFYALSMGDGFVKAAKFLFVPNFSAITPDVILQALGLAFFSLSMGVGVIPTYAANLPEKTNLIKSTLSIIFINILIGIMMGLVVFTFIFAYGADSTASGPGLIFISLVTLFAKLGVVGNVMAVAFFVSLLFAGITSAVSMIEPFAYYLVRKFEISRKMALLYIGVFVYILGIFCILSYYSDTSSAFSVCGKPFFDALDFLTSNIMMPIGAIVFSFFVGYKLKKESLYLLFGDFMGRAFFEIWYFFLRYVVPVAICAIMIYQMAGK
- a CDS encoding sodium-dependent transporter, with translation MAKEQFSKIGYVLAVAGSAVGLGNAWKFPYMVGENGGSAFIILYLLITFLVGVPIFMAELSIGKLSESDSVNAFRKLAAKNKNLWQLVGILAMVTAAIISSYYIVIIGWVFKYFTLSFTGLPSDIDSSKAIFNDLLTHGLGEQTLYFVIAFAACFFILSKGVKSGIEKLNVWMMPSLFIMVLIMLFYSITMDGFAKSAEFLLIPDFSKISFNSLLLALGLAFWTLSLGMAAIITYSASLSDDTNLATSTLSIVFINIALAIMIGLVIFTFIFEFGATPSQGPGLVFISLPTLFAKLGAIGQILAVAFFAALIFAGITSAISIVEPFVFFLIREYGMSRKKALCIVCAGIFVLGFLCLLSNIENVGDKFMLFGKNFFDFLDFTASNILLPISGIGGAIFVGYFMKKDALYVLFSPYMSDFVFNAWYFLLRYVAPVCVLIIMINELLKVFNG